The Elusimicrobiota bacterium genome includes the window CAGGCGATATTTTCAACTTTTATGTGTTTCTGGAAATGGTTGCATTTTCGTCTTACGCACTTGTTGCATTCGGTGTTGAACAGCCGGATTTAGAGGCATCAATAAGGTATCAGGTTTTAGGAACTGTCGGGTCGTTCTTTTTACTTTTCGGAATCGGGATTCTGTATTCGGTGACAGGCACACTTGATTTAGCGGATATGTCAAAATATATTTCACAAACCGGTGTTAGTAGAGCAGTTATGTTTTCAATACCACTTTTACTTTTCGGGTTTGCATTAAAAGCAGCGCTTGTCCCGTTTCATGCGTGGCTTCCTGATGCGTATCCAACCGCACCTGCACCTGTTACGATGATGTTAGCAGGTACCGTCTCAAAGGTTTGTTCAATTTATGGGATTGTGCGGGTCTTTTTTGGCGTAACCGGCGTTTCACCAACACTTCATCAAGTACTTTTATATGCAGGGCTTATATCAATCTTTTTTGGCGCGTTTTCAGCGTTGAAACAAATTGACCTCAAACGGCTATTAGCGTATTCTTCAATTTCGCAGATTGGTTATGTTATGCTCGGGCTTGGTATCGGCACGCCGCTTGGTTATGCAGGTGCGCTTTTTCATATATTAAATCATGCAACTTTTAAGTCGCTCTATTTTATGGTTGCCGGTAGTGTTGAACATTCTACAGGTGAGCGTGATATTACAAAATTAAGCGAGCTTTCTGACAAGATGCCAACGACATTTTTATCATCTTTATCCGCATCGTTTTCGTTAGGCGGTGTGCCGCCGTTTGGTGGTTTCTTCTCTAAATTATTGATAATTCTTGCATTATTCAAGAGTGATTATATTGTTGTCGGGCTTCTTGTTGTAGTAAGTGCAGTTTTTACACTTGCATATTTCTTGAAAATCCAGCGGAATGTCTTTCTCCGAAAAAGTTTAGAGTTTAGAGAAATTAGTTTAGAGAATCCTGAATTTAATTCAGGACAAAATCTCTCAACTCTCAACTCTCAACTCTCAACTCTAAAAGAGGTGCCGGTTTTAATGCGTGTGTCAATGCTGGTGCTTGCGATTGTTTGTTTGGGTTTAGGCTTGGCATTCCCGTGGATATTGAAAGCAGTAGTTGAACCCGCAGTAAAGGTCTTGACATTAGGTTGCGGCTACGGGAACCTAATATCGGGATTATAATAAATGAAAACTGAATAAAATGAAAAAATTCTCACTATTTGCATTATGTTTTATATTCTGGCTGCTTTTAGTATGGCGGGTTGACTGGCAGAATACTGTTGTCGGACTTGTAATATCTATTTTTGTATCAGCGCTTTTTGGTAATATAGAAAAAAGTGGAGAAAAAACACGCCCGATTTATTTTGTTTTATTTTTCGTAAGAGTAGTCTGGTTATGGATAAAAGCGTCAGTTATAGAGGTTTATCTTGCGCTTTCACCACAAGAAATAAAGGCAGAGGAGATTGAAATTGAGATTAATAATAATAATGAAAAAAGCAAGGCATTCTTAATTATGGCGTTGAATCTATCACCAAATATAACTGTAATAGATGACAGAGAAGATAAAATACTAATAAATTCACATGGCAGAAACAAGGAAGATATTGTAAAAGATGTAGAAA containing:
- a CDS encoding proton-conducting transporter membrane subunit, encoding MLILLFPLLPIISALILVILERFDEDSGDWLSSSTAFVLLAMAVTIIFTLNGGALVYHMGGWVSPLGVDLVLDGFSALMLVVINLVGFLSMLYSVEYMKKFTSKAKFYILHLFLIAGLNGIVLSGDIFNFYVFLEMVAFSSYALVAFGVEQPDLEASIRYQVLGTVGSFFLLFGIGILYSVTGTLDLADMSKYISQTGVSRAVMFSIPLLLFGFALKAALVPFHAWLPDAYPTAPAPVTMMLAGTVSKVCSIYGIVRVFFGVTGVSPTLHQVLLYAGLISIFFGAFSALKQIDLKRLLAYSSISQIGYVMLGLGIGTPLGYAGALFHILNHATFKSLYFMVAGSVEHSTGERDITKLSELSDKMPTTFLSSLSASFSLGGVPPFGGFFSKLLIILALFKSDYIVVGLLVVVSAVFTLAYFLKIQRNVFLRKSLEFREISLENPEFNSGQNLSTLNSQLSTLKEVPVLMRVSMLVLAIVCLGLGLAFPWILKAVVEPAVKVLTLGCGYGNLISGL
- a CDS encoding Na+/H+ antiporter subunit E; the encoded protein is MKKFSLFALCFIFWLLLVWRVDWQNTVVGLVISIFVSALFGNIEKSGEKTRPIYFVLFFVRVVWLWIKASVIEVYLALSPQEIKAEEIEIEINNNNEKSKAFLIMALNLSPNITVIDDREDKILINSHGRNKEDIVKDVEKLEKLIEKIVSSQ